Genomic window (Ignavibacteriales bacterium):
GTTTAACAAAATATTTAACTATAGATTCAATAGAACTTTTCACTTTTGCTCTGTGCATTTTTTTTTCTGCTTTTTTACCTGGTAAGTCTCTAACAATATCTTCAAGATCAAAACAAAGTACTGCATCTAATTCAAATATACTCCTGGCAAATTCCTGGATCTTATCATTAGTTGCTTTAGCAAAATGATATTTCTTAATTCTCAATTTCATGTTTTTAGTATTAACCCCAATATCCATTGTATATAAATATTTCCATCTATCTTTGTTGCTGAAGTAACATTAGAAAATCCGTTCATGGCTAAGTTATATTTTATTCTATTTCTTAAATCCAGCGATATTGTTGTTAATTTTAGTTTTCTAAGGCAAGGTTTAGACATTGCCGACCGAGAAAGGCACTACAAGCAATTATTTTTTTCTTCCCCGCATTGGTATGCTTACATTACCCTTTTTTTTATCGTTGTTAACACTGCATGGGATGATCTGTGACGAGTTGGTATCTGTATAATGCCGAACAGTTTAAAGTAGCCGATTTTAGTCCACAATTTTGCATTTATCAAAATTAACTTATAAAATGAACTAATTCGTTTTTTGAACAAAAATGCATTTTATAAACAGGTCCATTAGTAGTTGCTGGTTATACACATTTTAGTGTTAAACTACTTCTATTCTGACTCTTCTTCCTAATGTTCTTGCGTAACGCCCAAGGGTAGAAAGCTTAATATCCTCTGAATGATTTTCTATTCTTGATATGACAGACTTTTTTGTTTTTAACTTTTTTGCTAATTCTTCTTGAGTTAATCCGGATTTTACACGCAACTGTTTAAGTAATATACCTATTTTAAAATTCTGATAACCTATATCATAATTTTCTGCAAACTCTGCATCTTCTTTTTTTCTTTGTGCAACATATTTTTTCAAATCACTCATTTCTTTTCTTCCTTTTATAATAGTTTCTTTTTCTTTCTTCTGCAACCTTAATTTCACTCAACGGTGTTTTTTGTGTTTTCTTCGCAAATCCATTTGTTACCATAAAATTTCCATCTGGCTTAAAAAAACCTAATAACCTAAAAATATCCCCAGAATAAATTATTCTGATTGCCCAAATATCATCTGTGTTCCTTAACTTCTCAAAGTATTGTTTAGGAACTAAAGAAGTTTCCTCAAAAAGTTCTAAAATCCAAGTAACTTTTTTAGCTTGTTTTCCCGTAAGAGAATTAAGAAATTCTTTTGCTGGATATTTTCCAGATTCCAGTTGATAAAAATTTACTTCTCGCATTTGTAAAGTTAGCCTAAATGCTAACCTTAATCAACAGAAAACCTTAATATTTTTATTGCGTATAACGATGTTGCCGCTAACCGGCTGCCCATTAATATTAAGAAAGCTAACTACAGTTGTAGTTACGAAAAAGGAACTACAATCATTTAAATTTATTCTTCCACGCATTGGTATGCTTACATTACCCTTTTTATTATCGTTGTGTTAGCACTACACAGATTGATAAATTACGTGAAGGAATGGTTTGAAGTAATGCAACTCAGATTGATTCATATTATTCTATACCAGTTGTGTGAATTAAATTGTAAACCCCGCCTACCGGCTGGCAGGCGTTAAAACGGTTTTTATTTGCGTGGTTTATTAAGTAACCTACGAATTAATTCGTGGGTTGGCTAAAGAAAAGACTAGATCGTTAACTGTTTTAACAGTTTATCATTCTAAAATTTTTTAATTCACATAACCGGTTATTTTATATAACTTTTTATTACCCTAAAAATTTATCGCCATTAAAATGAATTGTATGATCAGGA
Coding sequences:
- a CDS encoding type II toxin-antitoxin system RelE/ParE family toxin; translation: MREVNFYQLESGKYPAKEFLNSLTGKQAKKVTWILELFEETSLVPKQYFEKLRNTDDIWAIRIIYSGDIFRLLGFFKPDGNFMVTNGFAKKTQKTPLSEIKVAEERKRNYYKRKKRNE
- a CDS encoding helix-turn-helix transcriptional regulator, encoding MSDLKKYVAQRKKEDAEFAENYDIGYQNFKIGILLKQLRVKSGLTQEELAKKLKTKKSVISRIENHSEDIKLSTLGRYARTLGRRVRIEVV